The Pochonia chlamydosporia 170 chromosome 1, whole genome shotgun sequence genome window below encodes:
- a CDS encoding thiosulfate sulfurtransferase (similar to Verticillium alfalfae VaMs.102 XP_003002771.1) has protein sequence MAFAAVARSTRVGLSSWRARNIYSTMALNRGFSSYLVTPKELHEALKKNPPSSISTDPRVIPLCASWFLPNDERSGIQVFREQRIPKARFFDLDKVIDKRSPYPHMLPDAKGFAAALSELGIRKEDTVVVYDTKELGIFSAPRVGWTFRIFGHPNVHILNNFKLWVDEGLPTESGELYSVECCQYPIPKLDGSKVASFEDVKEVALDFNKEGSEGVQVLDARPNGRFTGRDPEPREGLSSGHLPGSISLPFSALLDPQTKAYPSPEKLRSILQEKGVDSSKPIISSCGTGVTACVIETALDVAGYGSPESRKVYDGSWTEWAQRVRPSDNLILKNA, from the exons atggcctttgccgctGTTGCCCGTAGCACCCGGGTTGGCCTCTCCTCGTGGAGGGCGAGAAACATCTACTCAACCATGGCGCTCAACCGGGGCTTCTCATCTTATCTCGTCACACCAAAGGAGCTCCATGAAGCTCTCAAGAAGAACCCTCCGTCATCAATCAGCACCGACCCTCGGGTGATCCCGCTATGTGCATCCTGGTTCTTGCCCAACGATGAACGATCTGGCATTCAAGTCTTTAGAGAGCAGCGCATTCCAAAGGCTCGCTTCTTTGACTTGGACAAGGTTATTGATAAGCGGAGTCCCTATCCACATATGCTTCCTGACGCGAAAGGATTTGCTGCCGCATTGAGCGAATTGGGCATCCGAAAGGAAGATACCGTTGTTGTCTACGACACCAAAGAACTTGGCATCTTCAGTGCCCCGAGAGTTGGTTGGACCTTCAGGATATTCGGACACCCCAATGTTCACATTCTCAACAATTTCAAATTATGGGTTGACGAAGGCTTGCCTACAGAATCTGGAGAGCTCTACAGTGTAGAGTGCTGTCAATATCCTATCCCCAAGCTTGACGGGAGCAAGGTAGCAAGCTTTGAGGATGTCAAGGAGGTTGCTCTAGATTTCAACAAGGAGGGCTCCGAGGGCGTTCAAGTTCTGGATGCCCGGCCGAATGGACGATTTACTGGAAGAGACCCAGAGCCGCGAGAGGGCCTCTCATCAGGGCATTTGCCAGGCTCCATCAGCTTACCTTTCAGTGCCCTTCTGGACCCCCAGACGAAGGCTTATCCCTCACCGGAGAAGCTGCGCAGCATACTGCAAGAGAAAGGCGTTGATTCCAGCAAACCTATTATTTCGAGCTGCGGCACTGGTGTCACTGCTTGTGTCATTGAGACTGCCTTGGACGTTGCGGGATACGGCTCACCAGAGTCTCGAAAGGTGTATGACGGAAGCTGGAC CGAATGGGCTCAGCGAGTCAGGCCGTCGGATAATCTTATCTTGAAGAATGCGTAA
- a CDS encoding 40S ribosomal protein S2 (similar to Metarhizium acridum CQMa 102 XP_007813951.1) produces MADRGRGGGFGSRGGDRGRGRGRGRGRRGGKSEEKEWQPVTKLGRLVKAGKINSMEEIYLHSLPIKEFQIVDNFLPKLKDEVMKIKPVQKQTRAGQRTRFKAVVIIGDSEGHVGLGIKTSKEVATAIRAAIIIAKLSVIPVRRGYWGTNLGAPHSLPSKQSGKCGSVTVRLIPAPRGTGLVASPAVKRFLQLAGVEDAYTSSAGSTKTLENTLKAVFVAVSNTYGFLTPNLWKETKLIRSPLEEFADTLRDGKRY; encoded by the exons ATGGCTGACCGTGGACGTGGCGGTGGTTTCGGATCCCGAGGTGGTGAccgtggtcgtggtcgtggccgtggccgtggaCGACGAGGCGGCAAgagcgaggagaaggagtGGCAGCCCGTCACCAAGCTTGGTCGATTggtcaaggctggcaagaTCAACAGCATGGAGGAGATTTACCTGCACTCTTTGCCCATCAAGGAGTTCCAGATTGTTGACAACTTCCTGCCTAAGCTCAAGGATGAGGTCATGAAG ATCAAGCCCGTCCAGAAGCAGACCCGTGCCGGTCAGCGAACCCGATTCAaggccgtcgtcatcattgGTGACTCCGAGGGCCACGTCGGTCTCGGTATCAAGACCTCCAAGGAAGTCGCTACCGCTATCCGtgccgccatcatcatcgccaagcTCAGCGTCATCCCCGTCCGACGAGGCTACTGGGGTACCAACCTCGGTGCTCCTCACTCCCTGCCCTCCAAGCAGAGCGGCAAGTGCGGTTCCGTCACTGTCCGA CTTATCCCTGCCCCCCGTGGTACTGGCCTCGTTGCCTCCCCCGCTGTCAAGCGATTCCTCCAGCTCGCTGGTGTCGAGGATGCCTACACCTCATCCGCCGGTTCCACCAAGACCCTCGAGAACACCCTCAAGGCTGTCTTTGTCGCCGTCTCCAACACCTACGGCTTCCTCACCCCCAACCTGTGGAAGGAGACCAAGCTCATCCGGAGTCCCCTGGAGGAGTTTGCGGATACCCTGCGGGACGGCAAGCGATACTAA
- a CDS encoding G2/mitotic-specific cyclin-B1 (similar to Magnaporthe oryzae 70-15 XP_003716313.1), giving the protein MAFHHTDETFFIDSDEPLHTRIDPRTAAKMIARNRQDIIAGELSRLAGEEYLEDIMQHMRQMEDETLPDASLIDMQREIQWFMRPYLIDFLVEAHAAFALLPETLFLTVNLLDRYCSRRVVYKQHYQLVGCAALLIAAKYGDKKDRVPQIHELNNMCCGLYDAGMFTQMEMHVLNTLEWTIGHPTVDFFSQLMVTEEHDDREVEQMAAYLSEIALYHRDFVSTKPSIMSRASLALARAILGRPEANDGEWDHTENLTLLTLSQHLNQPSPTLARKYSTPHMSRVSQKLADFMAEQAAMAARNANPPSPPSDVPLKHGDIYSTPQKGHGAAMGFEGYLTPPITPDGACFGNGNPQHVVKDVYQMPPRCPVTPTPQHHAGYAQQARQYIGFPSQHQLHGIHQQ; this is encoded by the exons ATGGCTTTCCATCACACCGACGAGACATTCTTCATCGACTCCGATGAGCCTCTCCACACTCGCATCGACCCCCGAACGGCCGCCAAGATGATTGCTCGCAACAGACAAGATATCATCGCCGGTGAGCTATCGCGGCTCGCCGGTGAGGAGTATTTAGAGGACATCATGCAACACATGAGACAAATGGAG GACGAAACTCTTCCGGACGCTAGCCTCATTGACATGCAACGGGAAATCCAATGGTTCATGAGACCCTATCTCATTGACTTTCTCGTTGAAGCCCACGCTGCCTTCGCACTCCTCCCGGAGACCCTCTTTCTGACTGTCAACCTCTTGGATCGCTATTGCTCAAGACGTGTCGTGTACAAGCAACACTACCAGCTCGTGGGCTGCGCTGCCTTGTTAATTGCTGCCAAGTATGGAGACAAGAAGGATCGGGTTCCTCAAATACACGAACTCAACAACATGTGCTGCGGACTGTATGATGCCGGCATGTTCAcccagatggagatgcaCGTTCTGAACACGCTAGAGTGGACAATTGGGCACCCTACTGTTGACTTCTTCTCACAACTAATGGTTACCGAGGAGCATGACGACAGGGAAGTGGAGCAGATGGCGGCGTATCTCAGCGAAATTGCCTTGTACCACCGAGATTTTGTTTCGACAAAGCCCTCAATCATGTCGCGTGCTTCACTAGCACTCGCAAGAGCAATCCTCGGCCGCCCAGAAGCGAACGATGGGGAGTGGGATCACACTGAGAACCTCACCCTTCTCACTCTTTCACAGCACCTCAACCAACCCTCACCGACTCTCGCTCGGAAATATTCCACCCCCCACATGTCTAGAGTCTCACAAAAACTTGCCGACTTCATGGCCGAACaagctgccatggccgcaCGCAATGCCAACCCCCCTTCGCCGCCAAGCGACGTGCCGTTAAAACACGGTGACATCTACAGCACTCCTCAGAAGGGCCACGGTGCAGCCATGGGTTTTGAGGGCTACTTGACGCCTCCCATTACACCAGACGGTGCTTGCTTTGGTAACGGAAACCCCCAGCATGTGGTCAAGGACGTTTATCAAATGCCTCCTCGGTGCCCGGttacaccaacaccacaacaccacGCTGGTTACGCCCAACAAGCACGCCAATACATTGGCTTCCCTTCACAACATCAGTTACACGGGATTCACCAACAATAG